In the uncultured Methanolobus sp. genome, one interval contains:
- a CDS encoding ATP-binding protein gives MLLVIILLHIYISEGEQKLIWMVFLATLICFVIIHNLKVTSLKKNLEEEIQKNRYTHDRLMVKYQIESMLSKISSMLSFADNLDEKIEESLGMLGELCHADRSYIFRYTGDEHIVNNTHEWCANGVEPQKEILQNLPGSEYQWWLRKLTEEGAVHIKDIEDLPPEADAEKRLLMSQDIKSLITLPFFAENEIAGFIGFDNVRETGEWTNKDIEVLNTYSNILAMAFRKKSIAEDLNLERRQLLSIFDSIEEPVYVSDPYTHEILYVNKFLDQILEKNPIGKKCYQVLQGFSKPCDFCTNSLILKNKNRAHKWEYHNPTNEKDYLIMDRIIKWIDGSDVRLEMAHDITEIKKAQSALMVDESCLETLHELSYMNRFSTDTIRNFALSEGIKLTGSEAGVLGFFDENRKLSSVILQPENILKTHGFTNDDLMCGLESCHRWTELLENKKPLIMNGPSETELARCPDIFRKMRICSYIAAPILYGNKVVGFLTVANKKDDYTKNDARQISLITQTMGGMILLKQSEDELKIYNTKLKDINDELKKANDELHSLDEMKSNFLATMSHELKTPLISIMGFSELVGDEILGPLNKEQKRAMKVVNSNSGQLKRLIESLLFMNTLEAKNYVYEYSEVRIPQIVEKALSLVSMENADKQLTVENRIPDSLPFVSADSNYLSEVFIHLIDNAFKFTPSGGRITITATHEKRGIHVTIEDTGIGIPETKIMKTFDSFYQLDGSLTRRYGGAGIGLNICKRITEDHGGRLWIESIEGAGTKVHVSLPETS, from the coding sequence ATGCTTTTAGTAATCATCCTGCTCCATATTTATATTTCGGAGGGTGAGCAAAAACTTATCTGGATGGTTTTTCTGGCAACACTCATTTGTTTTGTAATAATTCATAATCTGAAAGTAACATCATTGAAAAAAAACCTGGAAGAAGAAATACAAAAAAACAGGTATACTCACGACAGACTCATGGTAAAATACCAGATCGAAAGCATGCTATCAAAAATATCCTCAATGCTTTCCTTTGCTGACAATCTGGATGAAAAAATTGAAGAATCCCTGGGAATGCTTGGGGAACTCTGCCATGCAGACCGTTCATACATATTCAGATATACCGGTGATGAACATATCGTAAACAACACACATGAATGGTGTGCAAATGGAGTAGAACCACAAAAAGAAATACTTCAAAATCTTCCAGGGTCTGAGTATCAGTGGTGGCTCAGAAAACTTACCGAAGAAGGCGCAGTCCACATAAAGGACATAGAAGATCTTCCACCTGAAGCTGACGCTGAAAAAAGGCTGCTAATGAGTCAGGATATCAAATCACTTATCACACTTCCGTTCTTTGCAGAAAACGAGATTGCCGGATTCATAGGCTTTGATAATGTAAGGGAAACCGGCGAATGGACAAATAAGGATATTGAGGTACTGAACACATATTCAAACATCCTTGCCATGGCATTCCGGAAAAAATCCATTGCAGAGGACCTGAATCTGGAACGAAGACAATTATTGTCAATATTTGACAGTATTGAAGAACCGGTCTATGTATCCGACCCTTATACACATGAAATATTATATGTTAACAAATTCCTGGATCAAATACTTGAAAAGAATCCTATTGGCAAAAAGTGCTATCAGGTACTCCAGGGATTCAGTAAACCATGTGACTTTTGTACAAATTCCCTGATACTCAAAAATAAAAACCGTGCACACAAATGGGAATATCATAATCCGACTAATGAAAAAGATTACCTTATCATGGACAGGATTATAAAATGGATTGACGGCAGCGATGTACGACTGGAAATGGCACATGATATCACAGAAATAAAAAAAGCACAAAGTGCTTTGATGGTAGATGAATCATGTCTTGAAACACTGCATGAATTAAGCTATATGAATAGGTTTTCGACAGATACTATTCGCAATTTTGCATTGTCAGAAGGAATCAAGCTTACCGGAAGTGAAGCAGGGGTTCTTGGTTTCTTTGATGAAAATAGAAAACTATCTTCCGTTATTCTGCAACCCGAAAATATACTAAAAACACATGGTTTTACAAATGATGATCTGATGTGCGGACTCGAAAGTTGTCACAGATGGACAGAATTACTGGAAAATAAAAAACCCCTTATAATGAATGGGCCGAGTGAAACAGAACTTGCAAGATGTCCGGATATATTCAGAAAAATGAGAATCTGCTCTTATATTGCAGCACCAATACTCTATGGTAATAAAGTTGTGGGTTTCCTGACAGTTGCAAACAAAAAAGATGATTACACAAAAAACGATGCCAGACAGATTTCCCTTATAACCCAGACGATGGGTGGAATGATACTTCTCAAACAGTCAGAGGATGAACTGAAAATATACAACACAAAGCTGAAGGATATCAATGATGAACTCAAAAAAGCCAATGATGAACTTCACTCACTGGATGAAATGAAAAGTAATTTCCTTGCAACTATGAGTCATGAACTGAAAACTCCTCTAATATCAATCATGGGATTCAGTGAACTTGTGGGTGATGAAATACTGGGTCCTCTTAACAAAGAACAAAAAAGAGCGATGAAAGTTGTCAATAGCAACTCAGGACAGTTAAAGCGTCTAATCGAATCTTTACTTTTTATGAACACACTGGAAGCGAAGAATTACGTATATGAATATTCCGAGGTGAGAATTCCACAGATAGTGGAAAAAGCGCTTTCATTAGTTTCAATGGAGAATGCAGACAAGCAGCTTACAGTAGAAAACCGGATTCCTGATTCCCTTCCGTTTGTAAGTGCCGATTCAAATTACCTTAGCGAAGTTTTTATTCACCTGATAGATAATGCTTTCAAATTCACACCATCCGGAGGTAGAATTACTATTACAGCAACTCATGAGAAAAGGGGAATACACGTCACTATTGAAGATACCGGCATAGGAATCCCTGAAACAAAGATTATGAAGACATTTGATAGTTTTTACCAGCTTGACGGCTCACTCACACGCAGATACGGCGGTGCGGGAATTGGCCTTAACATCTGTAAACGGATTACTGAAGATCACGGAGGAAGACTCTGGATCGAAAGCATAGAAGGTGCCGGAACA
- a CDS encoding NAD-dependent protein deacylase, translating to MQSFLNLLDKSENCVFLSGAGISTFSGIPDFRGSNGLYAKYDANRIFDLAYFHKDPSYFYTHAREFIYDLDTREPNLIHRTLVIMEKKGYISSVITQNIDLLHQKAGSENVIEIHGSPANHRCLSCGENYSYSDVRDLLEKETVPHCTRCNGLIKPDIIFYGEMLDETAITNAIAVSSKADLFVVIGSSLVVQPAASLPLYSLKRGGTLIIVNNMPTPLDEYAYLKYDELGDFFNHLSSYFNE from the coding sequence ATGCAGAGTTTTCTTAATCTTCTGGATAAGTCTGAAAACTGTGTCTTCCTGAGTGGAGCAGGAATATCCACTTTTTCCGGAATTCCTGATTTCAGAGGCAGCAATGGTCTCTACGCAAAATATGATGCCAACAGGATTTTTGACCTGGCATATTTTCATAAGGACCCTTCGTATTTCTATACTCATGCAAGGGAATTCATTTATGACCTGGACACCAGAGAACCAAATCTTATACATCGGACCCTGGTAATTATGGAGAAAAAAGGTTACATCAGTTCTGTTATTACCCAGAATATTGATCTGCTTCACCAGAAAGCAGGTTCGGAAAATGTAATAGAGATTCACGGTTCTCCTGCAAATCACAGGTGTCTTTCATGTGGAGAAAACTATTCCTATTCTGATGTTCGTGATCTCCTGGAAAAAGAGACGGTTCCACACTGCACCAGGTGCAATGGCCTTATTAAACCTGATATAATTTTCTATGGTGAAATGCTGGATGAGACTGCGATTACAAATGCAATAGCAGTAAGTTCAAAAGCAGACCTGTTCGTGGTAATTGGCTCATCACTTGTAGTCCAGCCGGCAGCCAGCCTCCCGCTCTATTCGCTGAAAAGAGGGGGAACCCTCATTATTGTTAATAACATGCCAACGCCTCTGGATGAGTATGCATACCTGAAATATGATGAACTGGGTGACTTTTTCAATCACCTTTCATCTTACTTCAATGAGTGA
- a CDS encoding TfoX/Sxy family protein translates to MGELSQLPNIGKKLEELLEQAGITNPAELQELGSKGAFERLLLIDETACMNKLYALEGAVQGIRWHHLCEDDKKALKDYYHSLK, encoded by the coding sequence ATGGGAGAACTTTCACAACTTCCAAATATCGGCAAAAAGCTTGAGGAACTTCTTGAACAGGCCGGGATAACTAATCCGGCTGAACTTCAGGAACTTGGAAGCAAAGGCGCCTTTGAAAGACTTTTACTTATCGATGAGACCGCCTGTATGAACAAGCTCTATGCACTGGAAGGAGCTGTACAGGGAATTCGATGGCACCACCTTTGCGAAGATGATAAAAAGGCTCTGAAGGATTACTATCACTCATTGAAGTAA
- a CDS encoding pirin family protein gives MTKVVRADERHFVENDAISGYWIFSYSDYLDMKNTHFGDLKVFNDEVLKAGKFYKPESLNDKEIVTVVLDGELNHEDSTGNKEVLKAGAVQVLSSGSGATFTDMNMSGKDTHLLRMWIDPLMQNMKPACRQENFDMDKRKNELVAIAGQGYPGAVKLRANTTIYMSKLDSGKSIDFLTDISRYVFIYVIEGETTICGEKLGKNDQMRINQNETIIIEANSDTCFILVDATGNY, from the coding sequence ATGACAAAAGTAGTTAGAGCGGATGAAAGGCATTTTGTCGAAAACGATGCTATAAGTGGTTACTGGATATTTTCATATTCAGACTATCTGGATATGAAAAACACACATTTCGGAGACCTGAAAGTATTCAATGATGAGGTTTTGAAGGCTGGCAAGTTCTACAAACCGGAATCATTGAACGATAAGGAAATCGTCACAGTTGTTCTTGATGGTGAACTCAACCATGAGGACAGCACCGGAAATAAGGAAGTCCTGAAAGCTGGTGCCGTTCAGGTACTTTCAAGCGGAAGTGGAGCTACTTTTACAGACATGAATATGTCCGGCAAGGACACACATCTTTTACGTATGTGGATCGATCCTCTCATGCAGAATATGAAACCTGCATGCAGACAGGAAAATTTTGATATGGACAAACGGAAGAATGAACTTGTAGCCATAGCAGGCCAGGGATATCCGGGAGCGGTAAAACTCAGGGCAAATACCACGATCTACATGTCAAAACTTGATTCTGGAAAAAGTATAGACTTTCTGACCGATATTTCCAGATATGTATTCATTTATGTAATTGAAGGAGAGACCACAATCTGTGGTGAAAAGCTTGGAAAGAATGACCAGATGCGCATAAACCAGAATGAGACCATAATTATTGAAGCAAATTCCGATACATGTTTCATCCTTGTAGATGCAACCGGTAATTATTGA
- a CDS encoding IS1 family transposase (programmed frameshift), with protein sequence MNCPRCKSSDSTKNGIVGGRQRYRCSGCGYNYTVEKKSTAYPESVKKQALQLYLEGLGFRSIGRFLNVSHVTVQNWIKQFGSELEELKSQKEISVVELDEMHTYIGNKKYCWIWIAVDRDGKKFIDCSFGSRGTETGEKLWDKLKEKEIGEVMTDHWRAYAEFLPKEIHTQSKAETYTVEGYNSIFRHFLARLRRKSKCYTKSIEMLKYSIILLMKYRNNELSIFN encoded by the exons ATGAATTGCCCAAGATGTAAAAGTTCCGATTCCACAAAGAATGGCATAGTTGGTGGACGTCAGCGTTACAGGTGCTCCGGGTGTGGATATAATTATACTGTCGAAAAGAAATCAACAGCATACCCTGAGTCTGTGAAAAAACAAGCTTTACAATTATACCTTGAAGGACTAGGATTTCGTTCAATTGGACGTTTTCTAAATGTTAGCCATGTTACCGTGCAAAACTGGATCAAGCAATTTGGCAGTGAATTAGAGGAACTAAAAAGTCAAAAAGAGATCTCTGTCGTAGAATTAGATGAGATGCACACATACATCGGGAATAAAAAA TACTGCTGGATCTGGATTGCTGTTGATAGAGATGGGAAAAAATTCATCGACTGCTCTTTTGGTAGTAGGGGAACAGAAACAGGCGAAAAACTCTGGGATAAGTTAAAGGAAAAAGAGATTGGAGAAGTGATGACTGATCACTGGAGAGCATATGCAGAGTTCCTTCCGAAGGAGATTCATACTCAATCAAAAGCAGAAACTTATACTGTTGAAGGTTACAACAGTATATTCAGGCATTTTCTAGCAAGGTTAAGAAGGAAGTCAAAGTGCTATACCAAGAGCATTGAAATGCTAAAGTATTCGATCATTCTTTTAATGAAATACAGGAATAACGAGTTATCTATATTTAATTAA
- a CDS encoding DUF5658 family protein encodes MLSKNVNKGLFNTEAIYEFLYEARFIILLYIVGDFLTTFHALSNGYGFEENGILSGIMAAHGLWSLLVVKMLILLVVYWNYCSIRASVHSYARKLWDLSRTGVGIFGLVLVVNNLMVITVRSSLFECLGLF; translated from the coding sequence ATGCTCTCTAAAAATGTTAATAAAGGGTTGTTCAACACAGAAGCGATTTACGAATTCCTTTACGAGGCCAGATTCATTATACTGCTTTATATTGTAGGAGATTTCCTTACGACATTCCATGCACTGAGCAATGGATACGGATTTGAGGAGAATGGCATTCTTTCCGGCATAATGGCCGCCCACGGACTGTGGTCTCTGCTGGTTGTTAAAATGCTGATCTTATTAGTTGTCTACTGGAACTACTGTTCCATCAGAGCATCAGTTCACTCCTATGCCAGGAAACTCTGGGATCTTTCAAGGACGGGAGTCGGCATTTTCGGACTTGTACTTGTAGTCAACAATCTTATGGTAATTACAGTCAGGTCAAGCCTGTTCGAGTGCCTTGGCCTCTTCTGA
- a CDS encoding phosphate uptake regulator PhoU — protein MPISDKRKIQLTGGSTYIVSLPIEWVREGKLAAGDTVLLTVRPDRSLLITSDQSKLKKNVRSKIDMVASEDQDENFRLLVANYLVGYDVIRIHSPGGFSAAERKYLKESARRRLIGIEIVEETRTEIILQNLLNFQDISLEKSLQSMYRIIFSMMEDSVVALREADVELAKDIIHRDNDVDKFYLLSVRQIKAALEDSTLASKIGIKDSKDCLGYRLIVKLMERIGDHVQNISNSVIQMDVGDGDNGNNDDIIEMGLLSQKLFQDSFKSVIDIDIDLANHVMRNSRMSTALGNKVIQRSEHNEKSYCFSGERQRKIIENFQRISEYSADIAEMVINMKATHIKQSFSEEAKALEQA, from the coding sequence ATTCCCATTTCAGACAAAAGAAAGATCCAGTTAACAGGTGGTTCTACCTATATTGTTTCCCTTCCCATTGAGTGGGTGAGGGAAGGCAAGCTTGCTGCCGGTGATACTGTACTTCTCACAGTAAGGCCGGACCGATCATTGCTCATAACTTCTGATCAGAGTAAACTGAAAAAAAATGTCCGTTCAAAGATCGACATGGTCGCCTCCGAGGATCAGGACGAAAATTTCAGGTTGCTTGTTGCTAATTATCTTGTGGGTTATGATGTCATAAGGATTCATTCTCCCGGAGGTTTTTCAGCTGCTGAGCGCAAATACCTGAAAGAGTCTGCCAGAAGGAGGCTTATTGGTATTGAAATTGTTGAGGAGACCCGTACAGAGATAATCCTTCAGAACCTGCTGAATTTCCAGGACATTTCCCTTGAAAAGTCTCTTCAGAGCATGTACCGTATCATTTTTTCAATGATGGAAGATTCTGTTGTGGCTTTAAGGGAAGCCGATGTGGAACTGGCAAAGGATATCATTCATCGGGACAATGATGTCGATAAGTTCTATCTTTTAAGTGTCAGGCAGATAAAAGCAGCTCTTGAAGACTCAACGCTTGCAAGTAAAATCGGTATAAAAGATTCAAAAGATTGTCTTGGGTATCGTCTTATTGTAAAACTTATGGAGCGCATTGGTGATCATGTGCAGAATATATCTAACAGCGTGATACAGATGGATGTAGGGGATGGAGATAATGGGAACAATGATGACATTATCGAAATGGGTTTGCTTTCCCAGAAACTGTTCCAGGATTCTTTCAAGTCAGTAATTGATATTGATATTGACCTTGCCAACCATGTTATGAGAAACTCCAGGATGTCCACAGCACTTGGAAACAAAGTGATCCAGAGATCAGAACACAATGAGAAATCTTATTGTTTTTCCGGAGAGCGCCAGAGGAAAATAATAGAAAATTTCCAGCGTATATCAGAATACAGCGCTGATATAGCTGAAATGGTTATCAATATGAAGGCTACCCATATCAAGCAGTCTTTTTCAGAAGAGGCCAAGGCACTCGAACAGGCTTGA
- a CDS encoding archaellin/type IV pilin N-terminal domain-containing protein has product MAGNDIKVFLSDNRGVTVVFGTLLLILVTIIAASSIAYMISTTQKQAMDLESHQKSVENENLKIVSIDPHGDGSSWESIDLKILNLNIEDSYISAIRINDGYFLHFRAYDDSSGEFDTYNSYPAVYTANHRLEIPAAKSKTVHLNFSDIVVEGTESIGTSSWTNNSKDFVYTLKKHPWDAYGDYPFIFNVSYANGTNCIESGNLTIDNDTRKITFLGTGSGGNLTNTSNYNITYTLDFISYPGILPSERDPVRVELITSYINIFREAFTPPMPLAEVQFKVEYLQNGNGTQSPNSYLILDASDSTDVDGFITSYKWAIRKDSGNGTTTLYNYDLQGMVVRPAGIDPYNDHNVTIDLLVTDDDGMTSRLSQVSGNLTIL; this is encoded by the coding sequence ATGGCTGGCAACGATATAAAAGTATTTTTGAGCGATAACCGCGGTGTAACTGTTGTTTTTGGCACTTTGTTACTGATACTTGTTACCATAATTGCCGCATCCAGTATTGCTTACATGATATCCACTACTCAAAAGCAGGCAATGGATCTTGAAAGTCATCAGAAATCAGTTGAGAATGAAAATCTGAAAATAGTTTCCATTGATCCTCACGGAGATGGCTCTTCATGGGAATCTATTGACCTTAAAATTCTCAACCTGAATATTGAGGATTCCTACATATCAGCAATAAGGATAAATGACGGATATTTCCTTCATTTCCGGGCCTATGATGATTCTTCCGGTGAATTTGATACTTACAATAGTTACCCTGCAGTTTATACTGCAAATCACAGATTAGAGATTCCTGCTGCTAAAAGCAAAACGGTTCATCTTAATTTTTCGGATATAGTTGTTGAAGGAACCGAATCCATTGGCACTTCTTCATGGACAAACAACAGTAAGGATTTTGTGTATACTCTCAAAAAACATCCATGGGATGCTTATGGTGACTACCCGTTTATCTTTAATGTCAGCTATGCAAACGGGACCAATTGTATTGAAAGTGGTAACCTTACAATAGACAATGATACCCGTAAGATCACATTCCTTGGCACTGGTTCCGGCGGAAATCTTACCAATACATCAAATTACAACATAACCTATACACTGGATTTCATATCATATCCGGGTATATTGCCTTCTGAAAGAGATCCTGTAAGAGTTGAACTGATTACTTCATACATCAACATTTTCAGGGAAGCTTTCACTCCGCCAATGCCACTTGCAGAGGTTCAGTTCAAGGTAGAATATCTGCAAAACGGTAATGGAACTCAAAGTCCCAATAGTTATTTGATATTAGATGCTTCGGATTCCACGGATGTTGATGGTTTTATAACCAGTTACAAGTGGGCTATCCGGAAAGATTCTGGTAACGGGACAACAACATTATATAATTACGATCTTCAGGGTATGGTTGTAAGGCCTGCCGGAATTGATCCGTATAACGATCATAATGTGACCATCGATCTTCTGGTAACTGATGACGATGGCATGACATCCAGATTAAGCCAGGTTTCAGGTAACCTGACAATTCTTTAA
- a CDS encoding RAD55 family ATPase has protein sequence MVLTSFGLKNVPSNVVLLVEEDIGDVKSVFFRRISSDALKSGKKVFYISTRNSENDVRDEMSKFDSLVKPELFTTIGNFSDHVALLDMCYKRHRLYNRLHGENNGSLLHNINEADVCIIDMFAALFVHEDTEVISETIEALISISRKENITFLLSADMGILPERAEKIVRSMVDGVIQFRTEYISGKINRYINIPKMKGSIPLNKMIAYNVTSQGITMDMRERVG, from the coding sequence ATGGTGCTGACTAGCTTTGGTTTAAAAAACGTACCTTCTAATGTGGTACTATTAGTAGAAGAAGACATAGGTGATGTAAAAAGTGTTTTCTTCCGCAGGATCAGCTCGGATGCCCTTAAATCCGGTAAAAAAGTCTTTTATATCTCTACCAGAAATTCAGAGAATGATGTAAGAGATGAAATGAGCAAATTCGATTCCCTTGTCAAACCTGAGCTTTTCACAACCATAGGAAACTTTTCAGACCATGTCGCATTACTGGATATGTGTTATAAACGTCACAGGCTTTACAACAGACTGCATGGAGAGAATAACGGATCATTATTGCACAATATAAATGAAGCCGATGTATGCATCATTGACATGTTCGCTGCGCTTTTTGTTCATGAGGACACAGAAGTCATCTCCGAAACCATCGAAGCACTCATCAGCATCAGCAGGAAAGAGAATATCACGTTCCTGCTTTCAGCAGACATGGGGATACTTCCCGAAAGAGCCGAGAAGATAGTTCGCTCAATGGTTGACGGTGTTATCCAGTTCAGAACGGAATATATATCCGGTAAAATCAACAGATATATCAATATACCTAAAATGAAAGGCAGCATCCCCCTGAATAAAATGATTGCATACAATGTGACCAGTCAGGGAATCACAATGGACATGAGGGAAAGAGTTGGATGA
- a CDS encoding geranylgeranyl reductase family protein, whose amino-acid sequence MIYDVIVVGGGPSGSLAAKTCAEKGLKVLLLEKEEVPRYKACGGAVSKKALELIGPLNELDEKYESYGAVAFSPSLASVIGKTEDITSVLTFRKDLDYLLLKKAEKSGVEVLTEKKVESVLVNEDSVLVKTSREEYTGKILIGADGVNSFVAKETGIRKKWEKGGSGICIEVEVELPPEIIDKLIVDKKLIEAYFLKEKGYGWIFPKGNIMSIGIGLWKPLNKKPSTVFDEFISTLETKSGVEFKQYIGQRYAHMIPLGGPKRNNSKQRVMLVGDAAGFVDSFTGEGIYFAIKSGIIAGEIAIEAISENNFSKSLFAKYDQKCKNEINDNLGKALKFSNFVYPNVEHIIKVMSADPYLFEKYVLVGQGDMSYKKYIQVALMRLPISLIRLVVAKK is encoded by the coding sequence ATGATATACGATGTTATTGTTGTTGGTGGCGGACCATCCGGGTCCCTGGCTGCAAAAACATGTGCTGAAAAGGGTTTAAAAGTTTTACTTCTTGAAAAAGAAGAAGTACCACGTTATAAAGCATGTGGCGGAGCAGTTTCGAAGAAGGCCCTGGAATTAATTGGACCTTTAAATGAATTAGATGAAAAATATGAATCATATGGAGCCGTGGCTTTTTCACCATCTTTAGCCTCTGTTATCGGAAAAACTGAAGATATAACTTCGGTACTAACATTTAGAAAAGACCTGGATTATTTATTGCTGAAAAAGGCTGAAAAATCCGGAGTTGAAGTTTTAACTGAAAAGAAAGTTGAATCTGTTTTAGTTAATGAGGACTCAGTTCTGGTTAAAACCTCCAGGGAAGAGTATACTGGTAAAATACTGATTGGTGCTGATGGGGTCAATAGTTTTGTTGCAAAAGAAACAGGTATTCGTAAAAAATGGGAAAAAGGCGGTTCCGGCATATGCATAGAAGTTGAGGTCGAATTGCCACCTGAAATAATTGACAAGCTAATTGTTGATAAAAAACTTATTGAGGCTTATTTTTTAAAAGAAAAGGGATATGGATGGATATTCCCAAAAGGAAATATCATGTCTATTGGCATAGGTTTATGGAAACCCCTGAATAAAAAACCATCAACAGTTTTTGATGAATTTATTAGCACCCTTGAGACAAAAAGTGGTGTTGAATTCAAGCAATATATAGGACAAAGATATGCACACATGATTCCTTTAGGCGGGCCTAAAAGGAATAATTCAAAACAGAGAGTAATGTTAGTTGGCGATGCAGCCGGTTTTGTTGACTCATTCACTGGTGAAGGTATATATTTTGCAATAAAAAGCGGGATTATTGCAGGAGAAATTGCTATAGAAGCAATATCAGAAAACAACTTTAGTAAGAGCTTATTCGCTAAATATGATCAAAAATGCAAAAATGAAATAAATGATAACTTGGGGAAGGCACTCAAATTTTCAAATTTCGTATATCCTAATGTTGAACATATAATAAAAGTAATGTCTGCAGACCCATATTTATTTGAAAAATATGTTTTAGTAGGGCAAGGAGATATGAGCTACAAAAAATACATACAGGTGGCTTTAATGCGATTGCCCATATCTTTGATACGATTGGTAGTAGCTAAAAAGTAA
- a CDS encoding TRAM domain-containing protein, with protein MQSNAPVEAGESYDVTIEDIAREGDGIARVSGFVVFVPETKVGDEVTIKVTKVLSKFAFGELA; from the coding sequence ATGCAGTCAAATGCTCCGGTAGAAGCTGGAGAAAGCTATGATGTAACTATTGAAGATATCGCAAGAGAAGGCGACGGAATCGCAAGAGTAAGCGGATTTGTTGTCTTTGTGCCAGAAACAAAGGTCGGCGATGAAGTTACAATTAAAGTTACTAAAGTACTGAGCAAGTTCGCATTTGGCGAATTAGCTTAA
- a CDS encoding YkgJ family cysteine cluster protein: MEISVAVKKAIRYNVVQSILKHYQCPDTCGAHCCSKGQIHFFEDEVKVLTILDQEKAGRITNKGLSAGLFQMNSPCSFLNANGRCGVYDNRPTVCGMYPFKVNTSGNSVGLQPCPIGFLIIRDFAEWIVESFSRSSVSDDEKARIKEEWEKNIASYEAELVDFHSRTVLKEMQIPFDELEMLSMFLSSKNAKNS, encoded by the coding sequence ATGGAAATTAGCGTCGCTGTTAAAAAGGCGATTCGTTATAACGTGGTTCAGAGCATCCTGAAACATTACCAATGCCCCGATACATGTGGAGCACATTGTTGCAGTAAAGGGCAGATACATTTTTTTGAAGATGAAGTTAAAGTCCTGACAATTCTGGACCAGGAAAAAGCTGGAAGGATTACAAATAAAGGTTTATCTGCAGGTCTTTTCCAGATGAATTCACCCTGTTCTTTTCTCAATGCAAACGGCAGATGCGGAGTGTATGATAACAGGCCTACGGTTTGTGGAATGTATCCTTTCAAAGTGAATACATCAGGCAACTCTGTTGGATTACAGCCATGTCCAATTGGATTTTTAATAATCCGGGACTTTGCTGAATGGATAGTTGAATCCTTTTCAAGATCAAGCGTTTCAGATGATGAAAAGGCCAGGATCAAAGAAGAATGGGAAAAAAACATAGCTTCATATGAGGCAGAACTTGTTGACTTTCATTCCAGAACTGTCCTGAAAGAAATGCAGATACCCTTTGATGAGCTTGAGATGCTTTCAATGTTCCTGTCTTCAAAAAATGCTAAGAACAGCTAA